A stretch of the Fodinicurvata sediminis DSM 21159 genome encodes the following:
- the rplO gene encoding 50S ribosomal protein L15, with amino-acid sequence MKLNELSDNPGARHARKRVGRGMGSGLGKTSGKGHKGQKARSGVSIKGFEGGQMPLYRRLPKRGFKNLFARDYVEVTLGRLQAAVDAKRLDPKKTVDVEAMRAAGLFKKPGRDGVRLLGNGELTAKLDLKVAGATKSAAAAVEKAGGTLTVDAPAEKTEKQDQD; translated from the coding sequence ATGAAGCTGAACGAACTGAGCGACAATCCGGGCGCGCGCCACGCACGCAAGCGCGTCGGTCGTGGAATGGGCTCGGGTCTGGGCAAGACATCCGGCAAGGGCCATAAGGGTCAAAAGGCGCGCAGTGGCGTTTCCATCAAGGGCTTCGAGGGTGGCCAGATGCCGCTCTATCGCCGCTTGCCGAAGCGCGGTTTCAAGAACCTTTTTGCACGTGATTACGTGGAGGTGACCCTTGGGCGCCTGCAGGCCGCCGTCGACGCCAAGCGTCTTGATCCCAAGAAGACGGTGGATGTCGAAGCCATGCGCGCAGCCGGTCTGTTCAAGAAGCCGGGCCGGGACGGCGTCCGCTTGCTGGGCAATGGTGAATTGACAGCGAAGCTGGACCTCAAGGTCGCGGGCGCAACCAAGTCAGCTGCCGCCGCCGTCGAAAAGGCGGGTGGCACCTTGACGGTTGATGCACCCGCTGAGAAGACCGAAAAGCAGGATCAGGACTGA
- the rplQ gene encoding 50S ribosomal protein L17 yields MRHGMAQRKLNRKTQHRKAMFSNMATSLIKHEQIVTTLPKAKELRRIADRLITLGKRNNLHARRQAAITVRDNKQLQKLFGELAERYQSRNGGYTRVLKAGFRYGDMAPLAVIELVDRNPDAKGQDSGPTQFADEDEDEEDS; encoded by the coding sequence ATGCGTCACGGTATGGCCCAGCGCAAGCTGAACAGGAAAACACAGCATCGCAAGGCGATGTTCTCCAACATGGCGACCTCGCTCATCAAGCATGAGCAGATCGTTACCACGCTTCCCAAGGCGAAGGAGCTCCGTCGTATTGCGGATCGCCTGATCACTCTGGGCAAGCGCAACAATCTGCATGCGCGTCGCCAGGCAGCGATCACCGTGCGTGACAACAAGCAGCTTCAGAAGCTGTTCGGAGAGCTGGCCGAGCGCTACCAGAGCCGCAATGGCGGCTACACACGCGTGCTCAAGGCGGGTTTCCGTTATGGCGACATGGCACCGCTTGCGGTCATCGAGCTGGTTGATCGGAATCCCGATGCCAAGGGCCAGGATTCAGGCCCGACGCAGTTTGCCGACGAGGATGAGGACGAAGAAGACAGCTGA
- the rpsN gene encoding 30S ribosomal protein S14, with translation MAKKSAVERNKNRARQARRYAAKRAALKAIVHDSKSAPEERFQASLKLAELPRNSAKVRIRNRCEVSGRPRAYYRKLRVSRIALRDLANNGQIPGMVKSSW, from the coding sequence ATGGCAAAGAAAAGTGCTGTTGAACGTAACAAGAACCGTGCTCGTCAGGCACGCCGCTATGCCGCCAAGCGCGCTGCGCTCAAGGCTATCGTGCATGACAGCAAAAGCGCACCCGAGGAACGCTTCCAGGCGTCCCTGAAGCTGGCGGAGTTGCCCCGCAATTCCGCCAAGGTGCGCATCCGCAACCGCTGCGAGGTTAGCGGGCGTCCGCGCGCGTATTACCGCAAGCTGCGTGTTTCGCGTATCGCGCTGCGTGATCTGGCCAATAATGGACAGATCCCGGGCATGGTGAAGTCGAGCTGGTAG
- the rplN gene encoding 50S ribosomal protein L14, with the protein MIQMQSNLDVADNSGARRVMCVKVLGGSKRKSAGVGDVIVVSVKEAIPRGRVKKGDVVRAVIVRTANDIRRPDGSVIRFDNNAAVLLNKQNEPIGTRIFGPVTRELRAKKFMKIVSLAPEVL; encoded by the coding sequence ATGATTCAGATGCAGAGCAATCTCGATGTGGCCGACAACTCCGGTGCGCGCCGCGTCATGTGTGTCAAGGTGCTGGGCGGTTCAAAGCGCAAGTCCGCGGGTGTTGGCGATGTCATCGTGGTGTCCGTCAAGGAGGCCATTCCCCGCGGTCGCGTCAAGAAGGGCGACGTCGTTCGTGCCGTGATTGTGCGGACTGCGAACGATATCCGCCGTCCCGATGGTTCGGTGATCCGTTTCGACAACAATGCGGCGGTCCTGCTCAACAAGCAGAATGAGCCCATCGGAACGCGCATCTTCGGCCCGGTCACACGTGAACTTCGTGCCAAGAAGTTCATGAAGATCGTATCTCTTGCGCCAGAGGTGTTGTGA
- the rplF gene encoding 50S ribosomal protein L6 → MSRVGKNAVSVPSGVDLKIEGRTVTAKGKLGELSYETTEEVELVHEDDKVTVKPANDTKKARALWGTTRARIQNLVQGVSEGFTKSLEITGVGYRAAVQGSNLNLQLGYSHDINFPIPEGLKVVCERPTAVAVSGADKQLVGQFASEIRRARGPEPYKGKGVRYADETILRKEGKKK, encoded by the coding sequence ATGTCGCGTGTAGGCAAGAATGCGGTGAGCGTACCGAGCGGTGTCGATCTGAAGATCGAAGGCCGGACCGTCACTGCGAAGGGCAAACTGGGTGAGCTGTCTTACGAAACCACCGAGGAAGTCGAGCTGGTTCACGAAGACGATAAGGTCACGGTGAAGCCCGCCAACGACACCAAAAAGGCGCGCGCGCTTTGGGGCACGACACGCGCCCGGATCCAGAACCTGGTCCAGGGTGTTTCGGAAGGCTTCACCAAGTCGCTCGAGATCACCGGCGTCGGTTACCGTGCTGCGGTGCAGGGAAGCAATCTCAACCTGCAGCTCGGTTACAGCCACGACATCAACTTTCCGATTCCGGAAGGGCTGAAGGTGGTATGTGAGCGTCCGACGGCCGTCGCCGTCAGTGGAGCCGACAAGCAGTTGGTCGGTCAGTTTGCTTCGGAGATACGCAGGGCGCGTGGTCCTGAGCCCTACAAGGGCAAGGGTGTGCGCTATGCGGATGAAACGATCCTGCGCAAGGAAGGCAAGAAGAAGTAA
- the rplX gene encoding 50S ribosomal protein L24 — MANKMKIRKGDKVVVTTGKSKKHVGEVLRVMPKEERLIVQGANVVKRHERQSAQSQGGIVEKEAPIHISNVALLDPRDDRATRVGWKTVEGGRKLRVARRSGETIDS, encoded by the coding sequence ATGGCGAACAAGATGAAAATCCGCAAGGGCGACAAGGTCGTTGTCACCACGGGCAAGAGCAAGAAGCACGTTGGCGAAGTCCTGCGTGTCATGCCCAAGGAAGAGCGCCTGATCGTCCAGGGTGCCAATGTCGTGAAACGGCATGAACGTCAGTCGGCGCAGAGCCAGGGCGGGATCGTCGAGAAAGAGGCACCCATTCACATTTCCAACGTGGCGTTGCTGGATCCGCGCGATGATCGCGCGACCCGCGTCGGATGGAAAACGGTCGAAGGGGGGCGCAAACTCCGTGTTGCGCGCCGCTCCGGCGAAACAATCGATAGCTAA
- the rplE gene encoding 50S ribosomal protein L5, translating into MTARLKEHYSKVVKPQLKEEFGYKNDMEIPRLDKIVINMGVGEAVADSKKLKTAMEELARISGQRPVSTKAKKSVAGFKVREGMDIGCKVTLRADRMYEFLDRLVTIALPRVRDFRGLNGKSFDGHGNYAMGLKEQIVFPEIDYDAVDEIRGMDIIICTTAKTNAEAHALLKHFDMPFRN; encoded by the coding sequence ATGACAGCCCGCTTGAAAGAGCACTACTCGAAAGTCGTCAAGCCGCAGCTCAAGGAAGAGTTCGGCTACAAGAACGACATGGAAATTCCACGCCTGGATAAGATCGTGATCAACATGGGCGTTGGCGAAGCCGTGGCGGACAGCAAGAAACTGAAGACCGCGATGGAGGAGCTTGCCCGGATCTCCGGTCAAAGGCCGGTCAGTACCAAGGCGAAGAAGTCGGTTGCCGGCTTCAAGGTTCGCGAGGGAATGGACATCGGCTGCAAGGTCACGCTGCGTGCGGATCGTATGTACGAATTCCTGGATCGCCTGGTGACCATTGCCCTGCCGCGTGTGCGTGATTTCCGCGGGCTGAACGGCAAGAGCTTTGATGGCCATGGAAACTATGCCATGGGCCTGAAGGAACAGATCGTTTTTCCGGAGATCGACTATGATGCTGTCGATGAAATTCGGGGAATGGACATCATCATTTGCACCACGGCCAAGACGAATGCCGAAGCGCATGCTCTGCTGAAGCACTTCGACATGCCGTTCCGAAACTGA
- the rplR gene encoding 50S ribosomal protein L18, translating to MVNAKQKLVKRSQRVRASLRRKSSDRPRLSVFRSSKHIYAQVIDDKAGRTLAAASTIDKDLQGKLKTGSDTSAASEVGKLVAERAKKAGVENVVFDRSGYLYHGRVKALADAAREGGLSF from the coding sequence ATGGTGAACGCGAAGCAAAAGCTGGTTAAGCGCTCGCAGCGTGTGCGTGCGAGCCTGCGGCGCAAGTCGAGCGACCGCCCGCGTCTGTCGGTGTTTCGCTCGAGCAAGCATATCTATGCCCAGGTGATCGATGACAAGGCCGGCCGCACTCTGGCTGCTGCCTCGACCATCGACAAGGACCTGCAAGGCAAGCTCAAGACCGGTTCCGATACCTCTGCTGCAAGCGAGGTTGGCAAGCTGGTGGCCGAGCGCGCAAAGAAGGCCGGCGTCGAAAACGTGGTTTTCGATCGCAGTGGGTATCTCTATCACGGCCGCGTCAAGGCGCTGGCCGATGCCGCCCGTGAGGGCGGTCTGTCGTTCTAA
- a CDS encoding DNA-directed RNA polymerase subunit alpha, producing MLEKNWTDLIKPNKLDVQPGSSAERTAKIVAEPLERGFGLTLGNALRRVLLSSLQGAAVTAIQIDGVLHEFSSIPGVREDVTDIVLNVKAMALRMHAEGPKRMRLRAEGPGEVTAGQIEAGADIEIMNPDLVICTLDDGARFDMELTVEQGKGYVPGSQNRPEDAPIGLIPVDSIFSPVRRAAYKVENTRVGQVTDYDKLTMEVDTNGALSPEDSVAYAARILQDQLQLFINFDEPQAHDAKEDEGEPPFNRNLLRKVDELELSVRSANCLKNDNIVYIGDLVQKSEGEMLRTPNFGRKSLNEIKEVLAQMGLHLGMEIPNWPPENIEELSKRLEEPY from the coding sequence ATGCTGGAAAAGAATTGGACCGACCTGATCAAGCCGAACAAGCTGGATGTCCAGCCCGGGAGTTCGGCTGAACGTACTGCCAAGATCGTTGCGGAGCCGTTGGAACGTGGCTTTGGGCTGACGTTGGGCAACGCCTTGCGGCGTGTCCTTCTGTCCTCCCTTCAGGGAGCTGCTGTCACCGCGATTCAGATCGATGGCGTTCTGCACGAATTCTCGTCCATTCCGGGCGTTCGCGAAGACGTGACGGACATCGTCCTCAACGTTAAGGCCATGGCACTGCGGATGCATGCCGAGGGCCCGAAGCGCATGCGTCTGCGTGCGGAAGGCCCAGGGGAAGTGACCGCCGGACAGATTGAAGCCGGCGCAGATATCGAGATCATGAATCCCGACCTGGTCATCTGCACCCTGGATGACGGCGCACGTTTCGACATGGAGCTGACCGTCGAGCAGGGTAAGGGCTATGTTCCCGGATCCCAGAACCGTCCTGAGGATGCCCCGATCGGACTGATCCCGGTGGATTCCATCTTCTCCCCCGTGCGCCGGGCGGCCTACAAGGTCGAGAACACGCGTGTTGGTCAGGTCACGGACTATGACAAGCTGACCATGGAAGTTGATACGAATGGCGCGCTGTCGCCTGAAGATTCCGTGGCTTATGCCGCGCGTATTCTCCAGGATCAGTTGCAGCTCTTCATCAACTTCGATGAGCCGCAGGCTCATGACGCGAAAGAAGATGAGGGCGAGCCGCCGTTCAATCGGAACCTGCTCCGCAAGGTGGATGAGCTGGAGCTCTCTGTCCGTTCAGCCAATTGCCTGAAGAATGACAACATCGTCTACATCGGTGATCTGGTTCAGAAATCTGAAGGCGAGATGTTGCGCACACCCAACTTTGGTCGCAAGTCGCTGAACGAGATCAAGGAAGTGCTCGCCCAGATGGGTCTGCATCTCGGGATGGAGATTCCGAACTGGCCGCCAGAGAACATCGAGGAGCTTTCCAAGCGCCTTGAAGAGCCGTACTGA
- the rpsK gene encoding 30S ribosomal protein S11, whose translation MAKQQTSRLRRREKKNITSGIAHVNASFNNTVISITDVQGNAIAWSTAGAQGFKGSRKSTPYAAQIAAENAGRKAQEHGMRTLEVNVKGPGSGRESALRALQSVGFQITAIRDVTPIPHNGCRPRKRRRV comes from the coding sequence ATGGCCAAACAGCAAACTTCCCGCCTGCGCCGCCGCGAAAAGAAGAACATCACTTCCGGCATTGCGCATGTGAACGCTTCCTTCAACAACACCGTGATCAGCATCACGGATGTCCAGGGCAATGCAATTGCCTGGTCCACGGCCGGCGCACAGGGGTTCAAGGGCTCTCGCAAGTCCACGCCCTATGCCGCCCAGATTGCCGCAGAGAATGCAGGGCGCAAGGCTCAGGAGCACGGTATGCGCACCCTGGAGGTGAACGTAAAGGGACCGGGCTCGGGTCGCGAATCAGCACTGCGGGCGCTGCAGTCCGTGGGCTTCCAGATCACGGCCATTCGCGACGTCACGCCGATCCCGCACAACGGCTGCCGTCCGCGCAAGCGCCGCCGCGTCTGA
- the rpsE gene encoding 30S ribosomal protein S5, translating into MARPQKDDRSARGEREDTEIVDKLVGINRVAKVVKGGRRFGFAALVVVGDQRGRVGFGHGKAREVPEAIRKATESAKRGMKRIPLREGRTLHHDIEGNFGAGHVILRAAPAGTGIIAGGPMRAVFECLGIQDIVAKSAGTQNPYNMIRATFDGLQRINSPRMVAQRRGKKVSEVIGKREDTAASAPAQE; encoded by the coding sequence ATGGCACGTCCGCAGAAAGATGACCGCAGCGCCCGTGGAGAGCGCGAGGATACGGAGATTGTCGACAAGTTGGTCGGCATCAACCGCGTCGCCAAGGTGGTGAAGGGCGGTCGGCGCTTCGGCTTTGCCGCGCTTGTCGTGGTGGGGGACCAGCGTGGTCGCGTCGGTTTTGGCCACGGCAAGGCGCGTGAAGTTCCCGAGGCAATCCGCAAGGCGACAGAATCGGCCAAGCGTGGGATGAAGCGCATACCGCTGCGCGAGGGTCGTACACTGCACCATGACATCGAGGGGAACTTCGGTGCTGGCCACGTGATCCTTCGCGCCGCGCCGGCGGGTACCGGCATCATTGCCGGTGGTCCGATGCGTGCCGTTTTCGAATGCCTGGGTATCCAGGATATCGTGGCGAAATCGGCAGGTACGCAGAACCCCTACAACATGATCCGTGCGACCTTCGATGGACTGCAGCGCATCAATAGCCCCCGCATGGTGGCCCAGCGTCGCGGCAAGAAGGTTAGTGAGGTTATTGGCAAGCGCGAAGACACAGCCGCTTCAGCGCCCGCTCAGGAGTAA
- the rpsH gene encoding 30S ribosomal protein S8, translating to MAMSDPLGDLLSRIRNGQRSNKSVISAPASKLRANVLEVLKREGYIREYRSSVDDEGFNVLEIELKYFEGEPVIREISRISRPGRRVYSKIRELPRYYNGLGIAILSTPRGVMSDHEARAANVGGELLCRVF from the coding sequence ATGGCGATGAGCGATCCCTTAGGGGATTTGCTGTCCCGCATTCGCAACGGGCAGCGCTCCAACAAGTCTGTAATCTCGGCGCCGGCCTCCAAGCTGCGAGCCAATGTCCTTGAGGTTCTCAAGCGCGAGGGTTACATCCGTGAGTACCGCAGTTCGGTGGACGATGAAGGTTTCAACGTCCTTGAGATCGAGCTGAAGTATTTTGAAGGTGAGCCGGTTATCCGCGAGATATCGCGTATTTCCAGGCCGGGCCGCCGGGTCTATTCGAAGATCCGTGAACTGCCCCGCTACTACAACGGTCTGGGTATCGCGATTCTCTCGACCCCGCGTGGGGTGATGTCGGATCACGAAGCTCGTGCCGCGAATGTTGGCGGCGAGCTGCTTTGCCGCGTGTTCTAA
- the secY gene encoding preprotein translocase subunit SecY has protein sequence MASAAEQLAANVNFGAFAKATELKKRIWFTLGALIVYRLGTYIPVPGIDPAILADIFEQQAGGIIGVFDMFSGGSLGRMTIFALSIMPYISASIIVQLMTAVSPTLSQLKKEGESGRKKINQYTRYFTVVLAAFQAYGMAVGLETMNVGSGSAVIDPGMVFRISTVITLTGGTIFLMWLGEQITQRGVGNGISLIIFSGIVANLPGAIAQLLELGRTGAMSTAFILFLIVMAVAVITFIVFMERAQRRLLVQYPKRQVGNRMFGGETSHLPLKLNPSGVIPAIFASSLLLMPMTVAGFSGGGGAAGPAWLDWITTNISHGQPLYMVLYAGLIIFFAFFYTAIVFNPEDTADNLKKNGGFIPGIRPGKNTARYIDYVTTRLVTVGSIYVALVCLLPEVLISQYAVPFYFGGTSLLIVVSVTMDTVAQIHAHLLAHQYEGLIKKSKLKGRRG, from the coding sequence ATGGCTTCAGCTGCCGAACAACTTGCCGCAAACGTCAATTTCGGCGCCTTTGCAAAGGCAACAGAGCTCAAGAAGCGCATCTGGTTCACGCTGGGTGCGCTGATTGTCTATCGACTGGGTACCTATATTCCTGTTCCGGGTATCGATCCGGCCATTCTGGCAGACATCTTCGAGCAGCAGGCCGGTGGGATCATCGGTGTCTTCGACATGTTCTCCGGTGGGTCCCTGGGGCGCATGACCATCTTTGCGCTCAGCATCATGCCGTACATCTCGGCCTCGATTATCGTGCAGTTGATGACAGCTGTTTCCCCGACGCTTTCCCAGTTGAAGAAGGAAGGTGAGTCCGGACGCAAGAAGATCAACCAGTATACGCGCTATTTCACCGTCGTCCTGGCGGCCTTCCAGGCCTATGGTATGGCGGTAGGTCTGGAGACGATGAACGTCGGTTCCGGATCCGCGGTTATCGATCCTGGCATGGTCTTCCGCATCAGCACCGTGATTACCCTGACCGGGGGCACCATCTTCCTGATGTGGTTGGGTGAGCAGATCACGCAGCGCGGCGTCGGGAACGGAATTTCGCTGATAATTTTCTCGGGCATTGTCGCAAATCTGCCCGGGGCGATCGCGCAATTGCTGGAACTGGGCCGCACCGGGGCAATGTCCACGGCCTTTATCCTGTTCCTGATCGTCATGGCCGTTGCGGTCATCACCTTCATCGTCTTCATGGAGCGTGCCCAGCGCCGCCTGCTGGTCCAGTATCCGAAGCGCCAGGTCGGCAACCGCATGTTTGGCGGTGAGACTTCGCATCTGCCGCTGAAGCTGAATCCCTCGGGTGTCATTCCGGCGATCTTCGCGTCATCACTGCTGCTGATGCCGATGACTGTGGCCGGTTTCTCTGGTGGTGGCGGTGCGGCTGGTCCGGCCTGGCTGGACTGGATCACGACGAACATTTCTCACGGTCAGCCGCTCTATATGGTCCTCTATGCCGGACTGATCATTTTCTTTGCCTTCTTCTACACCGCTATTGTCTTCAATCCGGAGGACACGGCAGATAACCTGAAGAAGAACGGCGGCTTCATTCCGGGCATCCGTCCGGGCAAGAACACCGCACGCTACATCGACTATGTGACGACCAGGCTGGTGACCGTTGGCTCGATCTATGTGGCCCTGGTCTGCCTGTTGCCCGAAGTCCTGATTTCCCAGTATGCCGTGCCGTTCTATTTCGGTGGCACCAGTCTGCTGATCGTGGTTTCGGTCACCATGGATACAGTGGCCCAGATCCATGCTCACTTGTTGGCGCACCAGTATGAGGGACTCATCAAGAAATCGAAATTAAAGGGCAGGCGGGGATGA
- the rpsQ gene encoding 30S ribosomal protein S17, with amino-acid sequence MPRRVLQGVVVSTKTDKTVTVLVERRVMHPLYKKFIKSSKRYRAHDEQNRCQEGERVRIVECRPMSKSKRWAVVDDGAGATQS; translated from the coding sequence ATGCCGCGTCGTGTGCTGCAAGGCGTCGTCGTCAGTACCAAAACGGACAAGACGGTGACGGTCCTGGTTGAAAGGCGGGTGATGCACCCGCTGTACAAGAAGTTTATCAAGTCGTCCAAGCGGTACCGTGCTCACGACGAGCAGAACCGCTGTCAGGAAGGCGAGCGCGTTCGTATTGTCGAATGCCGACCGATGTCGAAGTCAAAACGCTGGGCCGTCGTAGATGACGGCGCAGGCGCAACCCAGAGCTAG
- the speE gene encoding polyamine aminopropyltransferase — MKQVYQEALHQDYGQFFTIAHELYREKTEHQDLVIFENAAFGKVLALDGIIQTTTGDNHIYHEMLVHVPLLAHGNARNILIIGGGDGGTLREAVKHPLDKATMVEIDSHVIELSKEYLPELSDGAFDHPRAEVIVGDGYAFVEQTDRRFDVIIVDSSDPVGPSAVLFSEAFYRNCRRCLNPGGILITQNGVPYLQSDELTNGHRILSKLFEDMTFYLATVPTYSGGPMAFGWASNAPEHRNTPVEILRERYSDQALQTSYYTPDIHKGAFALPPRVSRLMKD; from the coding sequence ATGAAGCAGGTCTATCAAGAGGCCCTGCACCAGGATTACGGCCAGTTCTTCACCATAGCGCATGAACTCTACAGAGAGAAAACGGAGCACCAGGACCTGGTGATCTTCGAGAATGCGGCTTTTGGCAAGGTTCTGGCCCTCGACGGCATTATTCAGACGACCACGGGGGACAACCACATCTATCACGAGATGCTGGTACATGTCCCCCTGCTCGCCCATGGCAATGCGCGCAATATCCTGATCATAGGCGGCGGTGACGGCGGAACACTGCGTGAAGCCGTGAAACACCCCCTGGACAAGGCCACGATGGTCGAGATCGACAGCCATGTCATCGAGCTGTCGAAGGAATACCTGCCAGAGCTATCCGACGGGGCCTTCGATCATCCCAGGGCAGAAGTCATCGTCGGAGACGGCTATGCCTTCGTGGAACAGACGGACAGGCGATTCGACGTGATCATCGTGGATTCAAGCGACCCTGTCGGGCCGAGCGCGGTGCTCTTCTCGGAAGCGTTCTATCGCAACTGCCGGCGTTGCCTGAATCCGGGCGGCATCCTGATCACGCAGAATGGCGTGCCCTATCTTCAAAGTGACGAATTGACGAATGGCCACCGCATCCTCTCTAAGCTGTTCGAGGATATGACCTTCTATCTGGCCACCGTGCCAACCTACAGCGGCGGTCCCATGGCCTTCGGCTGGGCCAGCAATGCTCCGGAGCATCGAAATACGCCCGTGGAGATCCTGCGGGAACGCTATTCCGATCAGGCTCTGCAAACCAGTTACTATACGCCTGACATTCACAAGGGCGCCTTTGCCCTGCCCCCAAGGGTTTCGCGCTTGATGAAGGATTAG
- a CDS encoding biotin transporter BioY: MADTSRIAPTLAQTIWPASGGGVSLPRALVLMLAGTLVLAISAKVQVPFWPVPVTMQSLAVLVIGMSFGLRLGAATLALYLAEGAVGLPVFASGAGLAYLAGPTAGYLIGFVAAAAVVGWLAERGWDRNIWLSMMAMTLGTVILMGSGVAWLATLIGFHQALASGFTPFIAGGILKIVLGALMLPSVWKLIERR, from the coding sequence ATGGCAGATACTTCTAGGATCGCACCAACACTGGCACAGACGATCTGGCCTGCATCAGGCGGGGGGGTTTCCCTGCCGCGCGCGTTGGTGCTCATGTTGGCCGGTACTCTGGTCCTGGCTATTTCCGCCAAGGTTCAGGTGCCTTTCTGGCCGGTCCCGGTCACGATGCAGAGTCTTGCTGTCCTTGTAATAGGCATGAGTTTTGGACTGCGCCTGGGAGCCGCGACACTGGCGCTCTATCTGGCCGAGGGTGCTGTCGGGCTCCCGGTCTTCGCATCAGGCGCAGGACTGGCCTATCTCGCGGGTCCCACGGCCGGGTATCTCATCGGTTTCGTGGCGGCGGCCGCTGTCGTTGGCTGGCTGGCCGAACGGGGCTGGGACCGGAATATCTGGCTCAGCATGATGGCCATGACTCTGGGCACAGTTATCCTGATGGGCAGCGGTGTTGCCTGGCTTGCCACGCTTATCGGATTTCATCAGGCACTTGCCAGTGGGTTCACGCCCTTCATCGCAGGCGGCATCCTGAAGATCGTCCTGGGTGCACTGATGCTGCCGTCCGTCTGGAAGCTGATCGAACGTCGCTGA
- the rpmD gene encoding 50S ribosomal protein L30 gives MAAKTTTKKTAKKATGRVVVQQTRSAIGRTEDQHATLRGLGLGRVNRKRELEDTPAVRGMIGKVRHLVRVVE, from the coding sequence ATGGCAGCCAAGACGACAACCAAGAAGACGGCGAAGAAAGCCACAGGGCGCGTTGTGGTCCAGCAGACGCGCAGTGCTATCGGCCGCACAGAGGACCAGCACGCAACCTTGCGTGGGCTGGGACTTGGCCGGGTCAACCGTAAGCGCGAGCTGGAGGATACTCCGGCAGTGCGTGGGATGATCGGCAAGGTGCGCCACCTGGTGCGCGTGGTCGAGTAA
- a CDS encoding adenylate kinase: MNIILLGPPGAGKGTQAQLLTERHGIAHLSTGDMLRSAVASGSDLGQRAKKIMDDGQLMPDELMIKMISERIEQPDCAKGFILDGFPRTVPQAEALDTLLEGKGLPLGAVIEIKVNEEELVSRIETRINESEQARSDDTVDTLRRRLEVYREQTAPILPYYRDKGILKTVDGMKPIDEVTEQIEGILKAA; encoded by the coding sequence ATGAACATTATTCTTCTCGGTCCTCCGGGGGCTGGAAAGGGAACACAGGCGCAATTGCTGACGGAGCGTCACGGAATTGCACACCTTTCGACAGGGGACATGCTGCGCAGTGCGGTCGCTTCAGGTAGCGATCTGGGACAGCGCGCAAAGAAGATCATGGATGATGGGCAGCTGATGCCCGACGAGTTGATGATCAAGATGATCTCCGAGCGCATCGAGCAACCGGATTGTGCCAAGGGGTTCATCCTGGATGGTTTCCCGCGCACCGTTCCGCAGGCCGAGGCATTGGACACCCTCCTGGAAGGCAAGGGCTTGCCGCTGGGTGCGGTCATCGAGATCAAGGTGAACGAAGAGGAACTGGTCAGTCGGATCGAAACCCGGATCAATGAATCCGAGCAGGCTCGTTCCGATGACACGGTAGATACCCTTAGGCGCCGGCTGGAAGTCTATCGCGAGCAGACAGCTCCGATACTTCCCTACTACCGGGACAAGGGCATACTGAAGACGGTCGACGGCATGAAGCCGATCGATGAAGTGACGGAGCAGATCGAGGGTATCCTGAAGGCTGCATAA
- the rpsM gene encoding 30S ribosomal protein S13, translating into MARIAGVNIPTGKRVPIALTYIHGIGPAKAKEICEKVSVPESRRVHEMTDDEVVRVRETIDREYLVEGDLRREVAMNIKRLMDLGCYRGLRHRKNLPLRGQRTHTNARTRKGPAKPIAGKKKATR; encoded by the coding sequence GTGGCACGTATCGCTGGCGTCAATATTCCTACAGGCAAGCGCGTCCCCATTGCGCTTACCTACATTCACGGGATCGGCCCTGCCAAGGCTAAGGAGATCTGTGAGAAGGTGTCCGTGCCCGAGAGCCGGCGCGTTCATGAAATGACCGACGACGAAGTCGTGCGGGTGCGTGAGACCATTGACCGGGAATACCTGGTCGAAGGTGATCTGCGCCGTGAGGTCGCGATGAACATCAAGCGTTTGATGGACCTGGGCTGCTATCGCGGTCTGCGTCATCGCAAGAACCTGCCGCTCCGCGGTCAGCGTACGCATACAAACGCGCGGACCCGCAAGGGTCCTGCGAAGCCGATTGCCGGCAAAAAGAAAGCGACGAGATAA